One genomic region from Candidatus Melainabacteria bacterium encodes:
- the rpsJ gene encoding 30S ribosomal protein S10 has product MTKKTLEQPLKNRIRIRLKGYDHRALDASCDQIVDSAVRTGAAITGPIYLPTDRHIYCVNRSPHVDKKSREHFEIRIHKRLIDIENPTNETTDALTRLDLPAGVDIELKL; this is encoded by the coding sequence ATGACAAAAAAAACACTAGAACAACCATTAAAAAATCGTATTCGTATCCGCTTAAAGGGATATGATCATAGAGCTCTTGATGCTTCTTGTGATCAAATTGTAGATTCAGCTGTTAGGACAGGAGCTGCAATAACTGGCCCAATTTATTTGCCAACTGACAGGCACATTTATTGTGTAAATAGATCTCCGCACGTAGATAAAAAATCAAGAGAGCATTTTGAAATAAGAATTCATAAGAGGCTTATAGACATTGAAAACCCTACAAATGAAACTACAGATGCTCTGACAAGATTAGATTTACCTGCAGGGGTAGATATTGAGTTAAAACTATGA
- the rplC gene encoding 50S ribosomal protein L3: protein MTRPIRTRLEILAKKLGMTQYFSKDGDAVPVTVVELSENIITEIKTSSKNGYSAIQIGANVKKEKHLNKPLLGNLKKKNLPNLSFLKEVRVESKDLDTYKIGEAIDPLKILIPNEYVDVSGVSIGKGFQGMVKLYQKSRGAKSHGSKSYRQPGSIGAHTFPGRVLPGKKMPSRMGNEIITVKKLKVIEVDKEKNIALIKGALPGAEGTMLVIKPSIKKWN from the coding sequence ATGACAAGGCCTATAAGGACAAGACTAGAAATATTAGCTAAAAAACTTGGAATGACTCAGTACTTTAGCAAGGATGGAGATGCTGTACCTGTTACTGTAGTAGAGCTTTCTGAAAATATTATTACTGAAATAAAAACATCATCTAAAAATGGTTACAGTGCTATCCAAATCGGAGCAAATGTAAAAAAGGAAAAGCATTTAAACAAACCACTTTTAGGAAATTTAAAAAAGAAAAACTTACCAAATCTTAGTTTTTTAAAAGAAGTTAGAGTTGAGTCAAAAGACTTAGATACTTACAAGATTGGTGAAGCGATTGATCCTTTAAAAATATTAATTCCAAATGAATATGTTGATGTATCAGGAGTATCAATTGGTAAAGGCTTTCAAGGGATGGTAAAGCTTTACCAAAAAAGCCGTGGTGCTAAATCTCATGGTTCAAAATCTTACAGACAGCCAGGTTCAATTGGGGCACATACTTTCCCTGGAAGAGTTTTACCAGGCAAAAAAATGCCATCTAGAATGGGTAATGAAATTATCACAGTTAAAAAATTAAAAGTTATAGAAGTTGATAAAGAAAAAAATATTGCATTAATAAAAGGTGCACTTCCGGGTGCTGAAGGTACAATGCTTGTTATAAAACCATCGATTAAGAAGTGGAACTAG
- a CDS encoding ABC transporter permease, whose product MKLNIDNLFSKINPTNIFIATLAKNFIEAAKVISRDLPSGNLYINNLLEYLKRIIWTCLPIATLTVSASSLIYAIHVAPELSLRGLNIYLGGIVALSLIREGVPVLGSLALVTQFCSGMTAQIGSMKITEQLDAMKIVKVQSSEYLLVPMVIAGLVGFPLIMVLCIAMALLINFIFCKFLINITSSLYLTSIFSSVNMKDISLCLVKACIFGFVVTLVSYTCGILTSGGSKEVGNSTKLSVVINFALVVILDYIITALWI is encoded by the coding sequence ATGAAGTTAAACATTGATAATCTTTTCTCAAAAATTAATCCAACAAATATTTTTATAGCAACTCTTGCAAAAAACTTTATTGAAGCTGCTAAAGTTATTTCCAGAGACTTGCCTTCAGGGAATCTTTATATTAATAATCTGCTTGAATATTTGAAGAGAATTATTTGGACATGTTTACCAATTGCAACTCTTACTGTAAGTGCTAGTTCCCTAATTTATGCAATTCATGTAGCACCAGAACTTTCTCTTAGAGGGTTAAATATATATTTAGGTGGAATAGTTGCATTATCCCTTATTAGAGAAGGGGTTCCTGTATTAGGTTCTCTTGCATTAGTAACTCAGTTTTGTTCTGGCATGACAGCACAAATTGGTTCAATGAAAATTACTGAACAATTAGATGCAATGAAAATTGTAAAAGTTCAGAGCAGTGAATATTTACTTGTGCCTATGGTTATTGCTGGACTTGTTGGTTTTCCCCTAATCATGGTGCTTTGTATAGCAATGGCATTATTGATTAATTTTATATTTTGCAAATTTTTAATTAATATTACTTCAAGTTTATATTTAACATCAATTTTTAGTTCAGTAAATATGAAAGATATTTCTCTTTGTTTAGTAAAGGCATGTATATTTGGTTTTGTAGTAACTTTAGTAAGTTATACATGTGGGATTCTAACTTCTGGTGGTTCTAAAGAAGTTGGTAATTCAACTAAGCTTTCTGTTGTAATAAACTTTGCACTCGTTGTAATTTTGGATTATATAATTACGGCACTTTGGATTTAA